A genomic segment from Aegilops tauschii subsp. strangulata cultivar AL8/78 chromosome 1, Aet v6.0, whole genome shotgun sequence encodes:
- the LOC109755673 gene encoding uncharacterized protein, whose amino-acid sequence MRGGGLLRALAGRLRAALVGRIRYGGGRAHGGGGGPAARGGHVVRTDGSTGETGRGSYQGGGSYGGRSSEGGQGSYQAGGSCGGRTGEGGQGSYQAGGSYGGRSGGDGTGHGHGGSARGGRGARGSEHEQANGFWGGLRRRLKKTLDERDLLENLEELHYQVERIERIQNLPERIAAIGQKFHDHWVTVSLAFSTMYATVSGKVQDQAVSVKAKMIDQAVSVKAKMIGVKDRLKERLSPQKVRPNDDQPEDEPIAIPLATDFSP is encoded by the exons ATGCGCGGCGGCGGGCTGCTCCGGGCCCTGGCGGGCAGGTTGCGCGCGGCCCTCGTCGGCCGCATCCGCTACGGCGGTGGCCGGGCCCACGGCGGAGGTGGCGGCCCGGCTGCGAGGGGAGGTCACGTGGTGAGGACCGATGGATCCACCGGCGAGACCGGGCGGGGCTCGTACCAGGGGGGAGGCTCGTACGGCGGGAGGAGCAGCGAGGGCGGGCAGGGCTCGTACCAGGCGGGAGGCTCTTGCGGCGGGAGGACCGGCGAGGGCGGGCAGGGCTCATACCAGGCAGGAGGCTCATACGGCGGGAGGTCCGGCGGAGACGGCACCGGGCATGGACACGGAGGGAGCGCACGGGGTGGGCGCGGCGCGCGCGGATCAGAGCATGAGCAGGCCAACGGTTTCTGGGGAGGCCTTCGGCGCCGCCTGAAGAAG ACGCTTGATGAGCGTGACCTGCTGGAGAACCTCGAGGAGCTGCATTACCAAGTGGAG CGGATCGAAAGGATCCAGAACTTACCGGAGAGGATCGCAGCCATTGggcagaagtttcatgatcattggGTTACGGTCAGCCTTGCCTTCAGCACAATGTATGCAACTGTATCAGGAAAGGTTCAAGACCAGGCGGTTTCAGTGAAGGCCAAGATGATTGACCAGGCTGTTTCAGTGAAGGCCAAGATGATTGGGGTGAAGGACAGACTGAAGGAAAGGCTCTCTCCGCAGAAGGTCAGACCGAACGACGATCAGCCGGAAGATGAACCTATTGCCATACCATTGGCAACAGATTTCTCTCCATGA